One genomic region from Pseudorca crassidens isolate mPseCra1 chromosome 11, mPseCra1.hap1, whole genome shotgun sequence encodes:
- the NFE2 gene encoding transcription factor NF-E2 45 kDa subunit — protein sequence MPPCPPQQSRNRVTQLPTLELGEMELTWQEIMSITELQGLNAPSEPSFEPPAPYPGPPPPPSYCPCSIHPEAGFPLSSPPYELPAPTSHVPDPPYAYGNMTVPASKPLTLSGLLSEPLPDPLALLDIGLSAGPSKPQEDPESDSGLSLNYSDAESLELEGTEAGRRRSEYVEMYPVEYPYSLMPNSLAHPNYALPPAETPLALEPSSGPVRAKPTARGEAGSRDERRALAMKIPFPTDKIVNLPVDDFNELLARYPLTESQLALVRDIRRRGKNKVAAQNCRKRKLETIVQLERELERLGSERERLLRARGEADRTLEVMRQQLTELYRDIFQHLRDEAGNSYSPEEYALHQAADGAIFLVPRGTKMEATD from the exons ATGCCCCCGTGTCCTCCCCAGCAGAGCAGGAACAGGGTGACACAGTTGCCCACTCTGGAGCTGGGTGAGATGGAATTGACTTGGCAAGAGATCATGTCCATCACTGAGCTGCAG GGCCTAAACGCTCCAAGTGAGCCATCCTTCGAGCCGCCAGCCCCATACCCTGGGCCCCCGCCGCCTCCAAGTTACTGCCCCTGTTCAATCCACCCGGAGGCTGGCTTTCCCCTTTCTTCACCACCTTATGAGCTCCCAGCACCCACATCTCATGTCCCAGACCCCCCATACGCCTATGGCAACATGACCGTACCAGCCTCCAAGCCGCTGACCCTCTCGGGCCTGCTCAGTGAGCCCCTCCCAGACCCCTTGGCCCTCCTGGACATTGGGCTGTCAGCGGGGCCATCCAAGCCCCAGGAAGACCCAGAATCCGACTCAGGATTATCCCTCAACTACAGTGACGCTGAATCTCTTGAGCTGGAGGGGACGGAGGCTGGTCGGCGTCGCAGCGAGTACGTAGAGATGTACCCAGTGGAGTACCCCTACTCACTAATGCCCAACTCCTTGGCCCACCCCAACTATGCCTTGCCACCTGCCGAGACCCCCTTAGCCTTAGAGCCCTCCTCGGGCCCCGTGCGGGCCAAGCCCACTGCACGGGGGGAGGCGGGGAGTCGGGATGAGCGTCGAGCCCTGGCCATGAAGATCCCCTTCCCTACGGACAAGATCGTCAACTTGCCAGTAGATGACTTCAACGAGCTGTTGGCACGGTACCCGCTGACGGAGAGCCAGCTGGCACTAGTCCGGGACATCCGAAGGCGGGGCAAGAACAAGGTGGCCGCCCAGAACTGtcgcaaaagaaagctggagaccATCGTGCAGCTGGAGCGGGAACTGGAGCGGCTGGGCAGTGAGCGGGAGCGCCTCCTCCGGGCCCGAGGCGAGGCCGACCGGACCCTGGAGGTCATGCGCCAACAGCTGACGGAGCTGTATCGTGACATTTTCCAGCACCTGCGGGATGAGGCAGGCAACAGCTACTCCCCTGAAGAGTATGCATTGCACCAGGCTGCTGATGGCGCCATCTTCCTGGTGCCCCGGGGGACCAAGATGGAGGCCACAGACTGA